A region from the Mesorhizobium sp. J8 genome encodes:
- the fmt gene encoding methionyl-tRNA formyltransferase, translated as MPLRVIFMGTPDFSVPTLRAIAEAGHEIAAVYTQPPRAAGRRGLELTPSPVQREAEQLGLEVRSPTSLKSEAEQQVFAGLQADVAVVVAYGLLLPKAILDAPRLGCLNGHASLLPRWRGAAPIQRAIMAGDAETGMMIMKMEEGLDTGPVAMVEKVAIAPDMTAGELHDRLMVEGASLMVEALAQLGINCLTFTPQAAEGVTYARKIDKSETRVDWTRPSGEVHNHIRGLSPFPGAWCEVEIGGRMERLKLLRSTLTDGVGESGGILDDRLTVACGSGAVRLVEVQRAGGRPAAAQEFLRGAKIAKGTKLT; from the coding sequence ATGCCGCTTCGCGTCATCTTCATGGGCACGCCGGATTTTTCCGTGCCGACGCTGCGCGCCATCGCCGAGGCCGGCCACGAGATCGCGGCCGTCTACACGCAGCCGCCGCGCGCCGCCGGCCGGCGCGGTTTGGAATTGACGCCATCCCCGGTGCAGCGCGAAGCCGAGCAGCTGGGGCTCGAGGTGCGCTCGCCGACATCGCTGAAAAGCGAGGCCGAGCAGCAGGTTTTTGCCGGCTTGCAGGCCGATGTCGCTGTCGTCGTTGCCTATGGATTGCTGCTGCCGAAGGCCATTCTGGACGCACCGAGGCTGGGCTGCCTCAACGGCCATGCCTCGCTTTTGCCACGCTGGCGTGGTGCTGCTCCCATCCAGCGCGCAATCATGGCCGGCGATGCCGAAACCGGCATGATGATCATGAAGATGGAAGAGGGGCTGGATACCGGGCCGGTGGCAATGGTTGAAAAAGTCGCCATCGCACCCGATATGACGGCCGGCGAATTGCATGACCGCCTGATGGTGGAGGGCGCTTCGCTGATGGTCGAGGCGCTCGCGCAGTTGGGGATAAATTGTCTGACATTTACCCCGCAGGCGGCGGAAGGGGTGACCTATGCCCGAAAGATCGATAAATCGGAGACACGCGTAGACTGGACGCGGCCTTCTGGCGAAGTCCACAATCACATTCGCGGCCTCTCGCCCTTTCCGGGCGCGTGGTGCGAGGTCGAAATTGGCGGCCGCATGGAGCGGCTGAAACTGCTTCGCTCGACGCTCACGGATGGCGTCGGCGAGTCGGGAGGAATTCTCGATGACCGGCTGACGGTCGCCTGCGGATCGGGCGCGGTCAGGCTGGTCGAAGTTCAACGGGCGGGCGGAAGGCCTGCCGCCGCGCAGGAGTTTCTGCGCGGAGCCAAGATCGCAAAAGGAACGAAACTCACATGA
- a CDS encoding GNAT family N-acetyltransferase gives MSMMSIRAATPRDREAIRLVEEHAFGQQAEAGLVDALVTGGDAVVELVAEEDGQVVGHILFSRLYVQNGGKRFAAVALAPLAVEPSFHGTGIGGALIREAHVRLKEAGEALAVVLGDPTYYGRFGYTHARAANFESEYQGDALQALAWGDAPETGRLVYASAFTALAA, from the coding sequence ATGAGCATGATGTCGATACGCGCGGCGACGCCGCGGGATCGCGAGGCGATCCGCCTCGTCGAAGAGCATGCCTTTGGCCAGCAGGCGGAAGCCGGCCTGGTCGACGCATTGGTCACCGGCGGCGATGCCGTCGTCGAACTGGTGGCTGAAGAAGACGGCCAGGTCGTCGGCCACATCCTGTTTTCCAGGCTTTACGTGCAGAATGGCGGTAAGCGTTTCGCGGCCGTCGCGCTGGCGCCGCTGGCGGTCGAGCCCTCCTTCCACGGCACCGGCATCGGCGGCGCGCTGATCCGCGAGGCGCATGTGCGGCTCAAGGAAGCCGGCGAGGCGCTGGCCGTCGTCCTGGGCGATCCGACCTATTACGGCCGTTTCGGTTACACCCATGCCCGCGCCGCGAATTTCGAGAGCGAGTATCAGGGTGACGCGCTGCAGGCCCTGGCCTGGGGCGACGCGCCCGAGACCGGCAGACTGGTCTACGCTTCGGCCTTCACCGCCTTGGCCGCTTAA
- the truA gene encoding tRNA pseudouridine(38-40) synthase TruA: protein MPRFRLDIEYDGSQFAGWQHQADQPSVQQAIEQAIEKFCGEVVRIRAAGRTDAGVHATAQVAHVDLAKARPGDKVRDAVNAHLQAAGARVVILKAAVVADGFDARFSATGRHYLYRILNRRAPAALEKGKVWWVPKRLDAEAMHEAAKVLLGKHDFTTFRSTQCQAESPVRTLDRLDVGRNGDFIEVRSSARSFLHNQVRSMVGSLRRVGDGSWGAADLKAALEARDRAACGQVAPPDGLFLVGVDYPEVPGKSTIAKDTDV, encoded by the coding sequence ATGCCGCGATTTCGGCTCGATATCGAATATGACGGCAGCCAGTTCGCGGGCTGGCAGCATCAGGCCGACCAGCCCTCGGTGCAGCAGGCGATCGAGCAGGCGATCGAGAAGTTCTGCGGCGAAGTCGTAAGAATACGGGCCGCCGGCCGCACCGATGCCGGCGTGCACGCCACCGCCCAGGTGGCGCATGTCGATCTCGCCAAAGCGCGGCCGGGCGACAAGGTGCGCGATGCGGTCAACGCGCATCTGCAGGCGGCAGGCGCGCGCGTCGTCATCCTGAAAGCCGCCGTCGTCGCCGACGGCTTCGACGCGCGCTTTTCCGCTACCGGTCGCCACTATCTCTATCGCATCCTCAACCGCCGGGCGCCGGCGGCGCTGGAAAAGGGCAAGGTCTGGTGGGTGCCGAAGCGGCTCGACGCCGAGGCCATGCACGAGGCGGCCAAGGTGCTGCTTGGAAAGCATGACTTCACCACCTTCCGCTCCACCCAGTGCCAGGCCGAAAGCCCGGTCCGCACCCTTGACCGCCTCGATGTCGGCCGCAATGGCGATTTCATCGAGGTGCGCAGCTCGGCGCGCTCCTTCCTGCACAATCAGGTTCGCTCGATGGTCGGCTCGCTGAGGCGCGTCGGCGACGGCTCCTGGGGCGCCGCCGATCTCAAGGCGGCGCTCGAAGCGCGCGATCGCGCCGCCTGCGGCCAGGTAGCCCCGCCGGACGGGCTGTTTCTTGTCGGGGTCGATTATCCGGAGGTACCCGGCAAATCCACCATTGCCAAGGACACCGACGTCTAA
- a CDS encoding transporter, translating to MLSAEETYASLAGAWRLMFGRADGLRLLDLSADGFWNSFFAIVVAAPALIVGWVGIANEIGDPDAFAGRLGMLIRLATVDLGSWVLPLVALALVAPRAGIGGRFVHYVVASNWTSAIIAWLMLPSALLRLFVPSSSDVASLVSLVLFGLSMVLTWRMTNATIGKGPAVGTAVFVGMFIASLLVLFGLQALLGIDIPDSTRG from the coding sequence ATGCTTTCGGCGGAAGAAACCTATGCTTCGCTGGCCGGCGCCTGGCGGCTGATGTTCGGCAGGGCCGACGGGCTGCGCCTGCTCGACCTCTCGGCGGACGGTTTCTGGAATTCCTTCTTCGCCATCGTCGTGGCGGCGCCGGCGCTGATCGTCGGCTGGGTGGGGATCGCCAACGAGATCGGCGATCCGGACGCCTTCGCCGGGCGCCTCGGCATGCTGATCCGGTTGGCGACGGTCGATCTCGGCTCCTGGGTGCTGCCGCTGGTGGCGCTGGCGCTGGTCGCGCCGCGCGCCGGCATCGGCGGCCGTTTCGTCCACTATGTCGTCGCGTCCAACTGGACGTCGGCGATCATCGCCTGGCTGATGCTGCCCTCGGCGCTGCTCAGGCTCTTCGTGCCCTCCAGCAGCGACGTCGCCAGCCTGGTGTCGCTGGTTCTGTTCGGCCTGTCGATGGTGCTGACCTGGCGCATGACCAACGCAACCATCGGCAAAGGGCCGGCGGTGGGTACGGCCGTGTTCGTCGGCATGTTCATCGCCTCGCTGCTCGTCCTGTTCGGCCTGCAGGCCCTGCTCGGCATCGACATACCGGACAGCACCCGGGGTTAG
- the dapE gene encoding succinyl-diaminopimelate desuccinylase has translation MTLPTDPAANLAALIRCPSVTPAEGGALAALEDMLKPLGFSVERPVFSEDGTPDIENLYARRSGNGPHLMFAGHTDVVPVGDEAAWTHPPFAAEIANGEMYGRGAVDMKGGIACFVAAVARHVARNGGPKGSVSLLITGDEEGPAINGTTKLLDWAAAKGEKWDASIVGEPTNPDALGDMIKIGRRGSLSGSVTVNGRQGHAAYPQLADNPVRGLMSLVDALLHPVFDKGTKDFQPTNLEVTSIDVGNPATNVIPAKATATFNIRFNDSWDAESVQAEIHNRLDQAAGRKKYRPDKKTPVDYELVWRDRPSHVFLTRDDRLIDTLSGSVKAVVGKTPALSTSGGTSDARFIKDYCPVVEFGLIGKTMHMVDERVALADLETLTQIYERFIEDWFGQGLS, from the coding sequence ATGACATTGCCGACCGACCCCGCCGCCAATCTCGCCGCCCTGATCCGCTGCCCGTCCGTGACGCCCGCCGAAGGCGGGGCGCTTGCCGCGCTGGAGGACATGTTGAAGCCGCTCGGCTTTTCGGTCGAAAGGCCAGTGTTCTCGGAAGACGGCACGCCGGACATCGAAAACCTCTATGCGCGGCGCTCGGGCAATGGCCCGCATCTGATGTTTGCCGGCCATACCGATGTGGTGCCGGTGGGCGATGAGGCGGCCTGGACGCATCCGCCCTTCGCCGCGGAAATCGCCAATGGCGAGATGTATGGAAGGGGCGCCGTCGACATGAAGGGCGGCATCGCCTGCTTCGTCGCCGCGGTGGCGCGCCATGTCGCCCGGAATGGCGGCCCGAAAGGATCGGTGTCGCTGCTCATCACCGGCGACGAGGAGGGACCGGCCATCAACGGGACCACCAAGCTGCTCGACTGGGCGGCGGCCAAGGGCGAGAAGTGGGACGCCTCAATCGTCGGCGAGCCGACCAATCCGGATGCGCTCGGCGACATGATCAAGATCGGCCGGCGCGGCTCGCTGTCGGGCAGCGTGACCGTGAACGGGCGCCAGGGCCATGCCGCTTATCCGCAGCTCGCCGACAACCCGGTGCGCGGGCTGATGAGCCTGGTCGACGCGCTGCTCCATCCGGTGTTCGACAAGGGAACGAAGGATTTCCAGCCGACCAATCTCGAAGTGACGTCGATCGATGTCGGCAATCCGGCGACCAACGTCATCCCGGCCAAGGCCACCGCCACCTTCAACATCCGCTTCAACGACAGCTGGGACGCCGAATCAGTGCAGGCCGAGATCCACAACCGGCTCGACCAGGCGGCGGGCCGCAAGAAATACCGGCCGGACAAGAAGACGCCGGTCGACTACGAGCTTGTTTGGCGCGACCGGCCGAGCCATGTCTTCCTGACCCGCGACGACAGGCTGATCGATACGCTGAGCGGCTCGGTCAAGGCTGTGGTCGGCAAGACGCCGGCGCTCTCCACCTCCGGCGGCACGTCGGACGCGCGCTTCATCAAGGATTATTGTCCGGTGGTCGAGTTCGGCCTGATCGGCAAGACCATGCATATGGTGGACGAGCGCGTCGCGCTTGCCGATCTGGAGACGCTGACGCAAATCTACGAACGCTTCATCGAAGACTGGTTCGGACAAGGCCTTTCGTGA
- a CDS encoding 2-dehydropantoate 2-reductase — MAKHENNIAVAGAGSIGCYVGGCLALAGREVVFLGRGGVVEAMRESGLRVSDLDGRDRCLEAQAITATDDPATALAEADVILVTVKSGATAEMARLIDTHGRPDAVVVSLQNGVDNADRLRAALPGRRVLTGMVMFNVVLSPDRERPFHAHRASQGEVMIDTGVDSLAGLLGVDGLAVEARADMKAVQWGKLLMNLNNALVALSDLPLARQLADRSWRVILAAEIEEALAAMKAAGITPARITGLPPALLPKVLRLPDWLFGLLARRMLAIDPRARSSMWDDLKRGRPTEIEELQGAVIRLARQTGTPTPVNDRVAALVRQAEAAKRGPPGLGPEAV; from the coding sequence ATGGCCAAGCATGAAAATAACATTGCCGTCGCCGGCGCCGGCAGCATCGGCTGCTATGTCGGCGGCTGCCTGGCGCTCGCCGGGCGCGAGGTGGTCTTTCTCGGCCGCGGCGGCGTCGTCGAGGCCATGCGGGAAAGCGGGCTGCGCGTCAGCGATCTTGACGGCCGCGACCGCTGCCTCGAGGCGCAAGCGATTACGGCCACTGACGATCCGGCGACCGCGCTGGCGGAGGCCGATGTCATCCTGGTGACGGTCAAGAGCGGCGCGACCGCGGAGATGGCGAGGCTGATCGACACCCATGGCCGCCCGGATGCCGTGGTGGTCAGCCTGCAGAACGGCGTCGACAATGCCGACCGGCTGCGCGCCGCGCTCCCGGGACGGCGGGTGCTGACCGGCATGGTCATGTTCAACGTCGTCCTCTCGCCCGATCGCGAGCGACCGTTCCATGCGCATCGCGCCAGCCAGGGAGAGGTGATGATCGATACCGGTGTCGACAGCCTTGCCGGTCTGCTCGGTGTCGATGGGCTTGCCGTCGAAGCGCGCGCCGACATGAAGGCGGTGCAGTGGGGTAAATTGCTGATGAACCTCAACAATGCGCTGGTGGCGCTCTCCGATCTGCCGCTGGCCAGGCAACTGGCCGACCGAAGCTGGCGCGTCATCCTCGCCGCCGAGATCGAGGAGGCGCTCGCGGCGATGAAAGCCGCGGGCATCACGCCGGCGCGCATCACCGGCCTGCCGCCGGCGCTGCTGCCGAAAGTGCTGCGCCTCCCCGACTGGCTGTTCGGGCTTCTGGCCCGCCGCATGCTGGCGATCGACCCTCGGGCCCGCTCCTCGATGTGGGACGACCTCAAGCGCGGCCGTCCGACAGAAATCGAGGAATTGCAGGGCGCAGTCATTCGACTGGCCAGGCAAACCGGCACTCCGACGCCGGTCAACGACCGCGTCGCGGCGCTGGTGCGTCAGGCGGAAGCGGCAAAGCGTGGTCCGCCCGGGCTCGGGCCGGAAGCGGTTTAG
- a CDS encoding DUF805 domain-containing protein, whose product MSERSQFLWVFFSLSGRLSPVAYALAGVLLVLVQFFPFYQFARVELNTAASQNWAMICWGVLLISAWATFAVTAKRFHDFGKPTYFALISLIIGPILLIILSCFRGDPGPNRYGRRTNAPGDS is encoded by the coding sequence TTGTCGGAAAGATCGCAATTCCTGTGGGTGTTCTTCAGCCTTTCGGGGCGGCTGAGCCCGGTCGCCTACGCGCTGGCCGGGGTCCTGCTGGTGCTTGTCCAATTTTTCCCGTTCTACCAATTCGCGCGGGTGGAGCTAAACACCGCAGCCAGCCAGAACTGGGCCATGATCTGCTGGGGGGTGCTGCTGATCTCGGCCTGGGCCACCTTCGCGGTGACGGCAAAGCGCTTCCATGATTTCGGCAAGCCGACCTATTTTGCGCTGATCTCGCTCATCATCGGGCCGATCCTGCTGATCATCCTGTCCTGTTTCCGCGGCGATCCCGGACCGAACCGCTACGGCAGGCGCACCAATGCGCCAGGCGACAGCTGA
- the dapD gene encoding 2,3,4,5-tetrahydropyridine-2,6-dicarboxylate N-succinyltransferase: MSKPDLASLEKTIEKAFEEREAISTATRGETRDAIQAALDLLDRGVARVAERQDDGKWHVNQWLKKAVLLSFRLNPMEIIKGGPGQAVWWDKVPSKFDGWSAVDFEKAGFRAVPSSIVRRSAYVAPGAVLMPSFVNVGAYVDSGTMVDTWASVGSCAQIGKNVHLSGGVGIGGVLEPMQAGPTIIEDNCFIGARSEVVEGCIVREGSVLGMGVFIGQSTKIVDRATGEVFYGEVPANSVVVAGSLPGKPLPNGEPGPSLYCAVIVKRVDAKTRSKTSINELLRD; the protein is encoded by the coding sequence ATGTCGAAGCCCGATCTGGCGAGCCTCGAAAAGACCATCGAAAAGGCTTTCGAGGAGCGCGAAGCGATTTCGACCGCGACGCGCGGCGAGACGCGCGACGCCATCCAGGCGGCGCTCGACCTGCTCGATCGCGGCGTCGCCCGCGTCGCAGAGCGGCAGGACGACGGCAAGTGGCACGTCAACCAGTGGCTGAAGAAGGCGGTGCTGCTCTCCTTCCGGCTGAATCCGATGGAGATCATCAAGGGTGGTCCCGGCCAAGCCGTCTGGTGGGACAAGGTGCCGTCCAAGTTCGACGGCTGGAGCGCGGTCGACTTCGAGAAAGCCGGCTTCCGCGCCGTGCCGTCCTCGATCGTGCGCCGCTCGGCCTATGTCGCGCCGGGCGCCGTGCTGATGCCGTCCTTCGTCAACGTCGGCGCCTATGTCGATTCGGGCACTATGGTTGACACTTGGGCCTCGGTCGGTTCCTGCGCCCAGATCGGCAAGAACGTGCATCTTTCCGGCGGCGTCGGCATTGGCGGCGTGCTGGAGCCGATGCAGGCCGGCCCGACCATCATCGAGGACAATTGCTTCATCGGCGCGCGCTCCGAAGTGGTGGAAGGCTGCATCGTGCGCGAAGGCTCCGTGCTCGGCATGGGGGTGTTCATCGGCCAGTCGACCAAGATCGTCGACCGCGCCACCGGCGAGGTTTTCTACGGCGAGGTGCCGGCGAATTCCGTGGTCGTCGCCGGATCGCTGCCGGGCAAGCCGCTGCCCAATGGGGAGCCGGGTCCGAGCCTCTATTGCGCCGTGATCGTCAAGCGCGTCGACGCCAAGACCCGCTCCAAGACCTCGATCAACGAGTTGCTGCGCGATTGA
- a CDS encoding LOG family protein: MTPMEKAGWTPLPHSDEDLERSKSVPDTPQTRAETYRLAWNDPDFMTRRELRAVRLQLELLKPEMILAERGIRSTVILFGGARLPEPGGEAWAAKNETQKKNLEANSKYYEEARKFARLCSRQSATSYYREYVVVTGGGPGVMEAGNRGADDVGAPSIGLNIVLPHEQAPNAYVTPELCFNFHYFAIRKMHFVMRAKAVAVFPGGFGTMDEFFETLTLIQTGRMERVPVILFGKAFWQRAIDLDFLAEQGTISPGDQDIIDFVDTADEAWDIIRRFYKLGE; this comes from the coding sequence ATGACTCCCATGGAAAAGGCAGGGTGGACGCCGCTGCCGCATTCGGACGAGGACCTGGAACGCTCGAAAAGCGTGCCGGATACCCCGCAGACACGTGCCGAAACCTACCGGCTGGCCTGGAACGATCCCGACTTCATGACGCGGCGCGAATTGCGTGCCGTGCGGCTGCAGCTCGAGCTGCTGAAGCCGGAGATGATCCTCGCCGAACGCGGCATCCGCTCGACCGTCATCCTGTTCGGCGGCGCCCGCCTGCCGGAGCCGGGCGGCGAGGCCTGGGCGGCCAAGAACGAGACGCAGAAGAAGAACCTCGAGGCGAACAGCAAATATTACGAGGAAGCGCGCAAATTCGCCCGTCTGTGCTCGCGGCAGTCGGCCACCTCCTATTATCGCGAGTATGTCGTCGTCACCGGCGGCGGACCGGGCGTCATGGAGGCCGGCAACCGCGGCGCCGACGATGTCGGCGCGCCGTCGATCGGCTTGAACATCGTGCTCCCGCACGAGCAGGCGCCCAACGCCTATGTCACGCCGGAGCTCTGCTTCAATTTCCACTATTTCGCCATCCGCAAGATGCATTTCGTCATGCGCGCCAAGGCGGTCGCGGTGTTTCCGGGCGGCTTCGGCACGATGGACGAGTTCTTCGAGACGCTGACGCTCATCCAGACGGGGCGCATGGAGCGCGTGCCGGTCATTCTGTTCGGCAAGGCGTTTTGGCAAAGGGCGATCGATCTCGATTTCCTCGCCGAGCAGGGCACGATCTCGCCCGGCGATCAGGACATCATTGATTTCGTCGACACGGCCGACGAAGCCTGGGACATCATCCGCCGCTTCTACAAGTTGGGGGAGTAG
- a CDS encoding response regulator produces MVDDHPIILSGVGAMINSQDDLTIVGLAGNAEDALEGIGKTLPDVAVVDISLPGVNGVRLIEQLGERFPEISCIALTAHEDPGCLRQVLAAGGRGFVVKRSTATDLLQAIRCVLAGDNYVDPALAARILSPRGAPQGDPGNLSERERSVIQLVALGYSNKEISSRLNLSIKTIETYRTRATEKLELRSRAAIVRFAHSNGWLAELPI; encoded by the coding sequence GTGGTCGACGACCACCCGATCATCCTGTCCGGGGTAGGGGCGATGATCAACAGCCAGGACGACCTGACGATCGTCGGGCTTGCCGGGAATGCCGAAGATGCCCTTGAGGGGATCGGCAAGACGCTGCCCGATGTCGCCGTGGTCGACATTTCGCTTCCGGGCGTCAACGGGGTCAGGCTGATCGAGCAGCTCGGCGAACGCTTTCCCGAGATCAGCTGCATCGCGCTGACGGCGCACGAGGATCCCGGCTGCCTGCGTCAGGTGCTGGCGGCCGGCGGACGCGGCTTCGTGGTCAAGCGGTCGACCGCGACGGACCTGCTGCAGGCCATCCGCTGCGTATTGGCCGGCGACAATTATGTCGATCCGGCGCTTGCGGCTCGCATATTGAGCCCGCGCGGCGCCCCGCAGGGCGATCCCGGCAATCTCAGCGAACGGGAACGGTCGGTCATCCAGCTGGTGGCGCTCGGCTACAGCAACAAGGAAATCTCGTCCCGGCTCAACCTCAGCATAAAGACCATCGAGACCTATCGGACCAGGGCTACCGAGAAGCTCGAGCTGCGCTCGCGGGCGGCCATCGTGCGCTTCGCGCATTCGAATGGTTGGCTGGCCGAGTTGCCCATTTAG
- a CDS encoding sensor histidine kinase, with protein sequence MGKDGKALRRRLARRLIAVQEEQRQRLSRELHDDLGQMLASIALELHNVRAGSGELDDRLARATVLVDQLSAKVHDAAWNLRPADLDRLGLRASVEDLATMLCAQLGISCDVDLEALSSPLSREIALTLYRIAQEALTNVGKHAEPSRVSVTAHIHDDRMRLTIEDDGRGFDGGAEPGPGHLGLAGMRERLALVGGELTIETAMTKGTTVYADVPLAG encoded by the coding sequence ATGGGCAAGGACGGCAAGGCCCTGCGCCGTAGACTGGCGCGGCGTTTGATCGCCGTGCAGGAAGAGCAGCGCCAGCGCCTGTCGCGCGAGCTGCATGACGATCTAGGGCAGATGCTGGCCAGCATCGCGCTGGAATTGCACAATGTCCGCGCTGGCTCCGGGGAGTTGGACGATCGCCTTGCGCGCGCCACCGTGCTCGTCGACCAGTTGAGCGCCAAGGTGCATGACGCGGCTTGGAATCTGCGGCCAGCGGATCTTGACCGGCTTGGGCTTCGCGCCTCGGTCGAGGATCTGGCCACCATGCTTTGCGCGCAGCTTGGCATTTCCTGCGACGTGGACCTCGAAGCGCTTTCGAGCCCGCTCTCTCGTGAAATCGCCCTGACCCTCTACCGCATTGCGCAAGAGGCCCTCACCAATGTCGGCAAGCATGCCGAACCGAGCCGCGTCAGCGTGACGGCGCACATTCACGACGACCGGATGCGCCTGACGATCGAGGATGATGGCCGCGGCTTTGACGGCGGTGCCGAACCGGGCCCGGGTCATCTGGGGCTTGCCGGGATGCGGGAGCGCCTTGCGCTGGTGGGAGGCGAATTGACCATCGAAACCGCCATGACGAAGGGGACCACCGTTTACGCGGACGTGCCTTTGGCAGGTTGA
- a CDS encoding pyrimidine 5'-nucleotidase, translating into MTTTPDPARFAHVTDWVFDLDNTLYPHHSNLFAQIDVKMTAYVGELLTLSRDDARKLQKELYLEYGTTLNGLMKRHGIDPDDFLEKVHDIDYSRLVPDPVLGAAIRQLPGRKFIFTNGDRRHAERTARQLGILEHFDDIFDIVAAGLNPKPERQTYERFAELHSVTGHNAVMFEDLARNLAVPKTLGMTTVLVVPRNFEPTFSEIWERDPANEDDVDFVTDDLAGFLTAIVDVTA; encoded by the coding sequence ATGACAACGACACCCGATCCCGCCCGCTTCGCCCATGTCACGGACTGGGTGTTCGACCTCGACAACACGCTCTATCCGCATCACTCGAACCTGTTCGCGCAGATCGACGTGAAGATGACCGCCTATGTCGGCGAGCTGTTGACGCTTTCGCGCGATGACGCGCGCAAGCTGCAGAAGGAGCTCTACCTGGAATACGGCACGACGCTGAACGGGCTGATGAAGCGGCACGGCATCGATCCCGACGATTTCCTTGAGAAAGTGCACGACATCGACTATTCGCGGCTGGTGCCGGATCCCGTGCTGGGCGCTGCGATCCGCCAGCTTCCCGGGCGCAAATTCATCTTCACCAATGGCGACCGCAGGCATGCCGAGCGCACCGCGCGCCAGCTCGGCATATTGGAGCATTTCGACGACATCTTCGACATCGTCGCGGCGGGGCTGAACCCCAAGCCGGAGCGGCAGACCTATGAGCGCTTTGCCGAATTGCACTCGGTGACCGGCCATAATGCGGTGATGTTCGAGGATTTGGCGCGCAATCTGGCCGTGCCGAAAACGCTCGGCATGACGACCGTGCTGGTGGTGCCGCGCAATTTCGAGCCGACCTTCTCGGAGATCTGGGAACGCGACCCGGCCAACGAGGACGACGTGGATTTCGTCACCGACGATCTCGCCGGCTTCCTGACCGCGATCGTCGACGTGACGGCATGA
- a CDS encoding GGDEF domain-containing protein yields the protein MSRIFLKAAAVAFASVAVSLLLTMIVVPAMGFPMSRTVWLASTVCPLVLAWAASAGSFWHSDRLQSAHRELARAHAQLAAAHRRLSEKASRDDMTGMLNRETFFAALDGSRRKSDRGALLIIDADHFKRINDSYGHLTGDEALLLIAGAIERGVRGGDVLGRIGGEEFAAFLVGASEAEAKRVAERIRREVELIRFRPVDERTVPLTVSIGGISCGESATVSDLMRAADRRLYEAKNRGRNLSILDRELPEAA from the coding sequence ATGAGTCGCATATTTCTGAAGGCCGCTGCCGTGGCGTTCGCCTCGGTCGCTGTCTCGCTTTTGTTGACGATGATTGTGGTTCCGGCGATGGGCTTTCCGATGAGCCGCACAGTCTGGCTGGCGTCGACGGTCTGCCCGCTCGTGCTCGCCTGGGCTGCCAGCGCCGGCAGCTTTTGGCACAGCGACCGCTTGCAGAGCGCGCATCGCGAGCTTGCCCGGGCCCACGCGCAGCTTGCGGCCGCGCACCGGCGCCTGTCGGAAAAGGCAAGCCGCGACGACATGACCGGCATGCTCAACCGCGAAACCTTCTTTGCCGCGCTCGACGGATCGCGGCGCAAGAGCGATCGCGGCGCGCTGCTCATCATCGACGCCGATCACTTCAAGAGGATCAACGACAGCTACGGTCATTTGACGGGGGACGAAGCGCTGCTTCTGATCGCCGGCGCCATCGAGCGCGGCGTCCGCGGCGGCGACGTGCTGGGCCGCATCGGCGGCGAGGAATTCGCGGCTTTCCTGGTCGGCGCCAGCGAAGCGGAAGCCAAGCGTGTCGCCGAACGCATCCGCCGCGAGGTCGAGCTGATCCGTTTCCGTCCCGTCGATGAGCGCACCGTGCCGCTCACGGTCTCGATCGGCGGCATAAGCTGCGGCGAAAGCGCGACCGTTTCCGATTTGATGCGCGCCGCCGATCGCCGGCTTTACGAGGCCAAGAACCGCGGCCGCAACCTTTCGATCCTCGACCGCGAGCTTCCGGAAGCGGCCTGA